Proteins encoded within one genomic window of Equus przewalskii isolate Varuska chromosome 3, EquPr2, whole genome shotgun sequence:
- the LOC103553045 gene encoding chymotrypsinogen 2-like codes for MGVPQADPTLPPEPHTMALLWVVLSFLLFGISFGCGVPAIYPVLSGLSRIVNGEDAVPSSWPWQVSLQTSSGFHFCGGSLISQHWVVTAAHCGVRKTHRVVAGVSDLGSDEEAVQVLRIAKVFEHPLWDRYAVRNDIALLKLATPARLSKTVSPVCLPSANASFPAGSLCATTGWGKTRHNASKTPDKLQQAVLPLLSNTDCKKYWGSNIANSMVCAGASGVSSCMGDSGGPLVCQKDGTWTLVGIVSWGSSRCLPSSPGVYARVTEFIPWVQEVLETK; via the exons ATGGGGGTCCCTCAGGCAGACCCCACACTACCTCCTGAGCCACACACCATGGCCCTTCTCTGGGTtgtcctcagcttcctcctctttggCATCAGCTTTG GCTGCGGGGTTCCTGCCATCTACCCCGTGCTGAGTGGCCTGTCCAGGATCGTCAATGGGGAGGACGCTGTCCCCAGCTCTTGGCCCTGGCAGGTGTCCCTGCAG ACCAGCTCCGGCTTCCACTTCTGCGGGGGCTCCCTCATCAGCCAGCACTGGGTGGTCACCGCCGCCCACTGTGGGGTCAG gaaGACCCACCGTGTGGTGGCCGGGGTGTCGGATCTTGGCTCTGACGAGGAGGCTGTCCAGGTGCTGAGGATCGCCAAG GTTTTTGAACACCCGCTGTGGGACCGGTATGCAGTTCGCAACGACATCGCCCTGCTGAAGCTGGCCACCCCTGCCCGCCTCTCGAAGACCGTGTCCCCTGTCTGCCTGCCCAGTGCCAACGCCAGCTTCCCTGCGGGCTCCCTCTGCGCCACCACAGGCTGGGGCAAGACCCGGCATAATG CCAGCAAGACCCCCGACAAGCTGCAGCAGGCGGTCCTGCCCCTCCTGTCCAACACCGACTGCAAGAAGTACTGGGGCAGCAACATCGCCAACTCGATGGTCTGCGCTGGCGCCAGCGGCGTCTCTTCTTGCATG GGCGACTCTGGCGGGCCCCTTGTCTGCCAGAAAGATGGAACCTGGACTCTGGTGGGCATCGTGTCCTGGGGCAGCAGCCGGTGTCTCCCATCCTCACCAGGCGTGTATGCCCGGGTCACTGAGTTTATTCCCTGGGTTCAAGAGGTTCTTGAGACCAAGTGA